The genomic stretch CAGCAGGGCGTTATGCTGCGGATCGCGGGTGGCGTCGTTAAGCAGTTTTGCCAGTCCATCGCTCAGATACGGGCGCAGGCCGGTGAGATCGTTGCTGCGGTGCTGAATGCGATAATCATAGAACTGCTGCGCCACGGCGTCCGGGCCGCCCTCAATGCAGGGGCCGCTGCGGGTACCGATATCCTTAAAGGCTGGCGTGACCGTGGTGGTACAGGCGCTGAGCACCAGCGCGCAGGGCACGAAAAGTGTTAAAGCAGAATAGCGCATGTTGATTTCCTTATTTATTAACTATCCTTTCAATCATAGCGTAACGAACCGATAATGCTGTGCCTAAGGCATTGAACGCTAAAGAAGGAGAGAAACCATGCAGTTTTCTACAACGCCAACCCTGGAAGGGCAGACAATAA from Enterobacter dykesii encodes the following:
- a CDS encoding lipoprotein, translating into MRYSALTLFVPCALVLSACTTTVTPAFKDIGTRSGPCIEGGPDAVAQQFYDYRIQHRSNDLTGLRPYLSDGLAKLLNDATRDPQHNALLKSDPFSSRATLPDSAEVASASTIPNTDARNIPLRVKLTQGTQTWQDEVLMIREGQCWAVDDVRYVGGSVHAPAGTLRQSIENR